The genomic interval GCCGTAACTGAGGGGGACCAAGACGCCGACAGCAATCATGCGCGCATGTCGcgcctcctcctcatcgCATGGAGTGTTGATGAAAGCGCTGAGACCCGCATGCTCTCCTTCGTGTACAAAGTATATCAAGTCGTCGGGGACAGTATGCAGACCGGATGGCAAGCTCTTATACTCGACGAGGCCCTCGAGTTCGATTCCGGTAGCGGATTGTTTCCAAACAATGGTATAGCCAGCTTTCACGTCAAAGTCGATGAGGAAAAGGGCGGATATGGGAGGAAGCTCGGGTTGCGCATTGCCCGCCGGCAAGCGAACTGAGAGGGAGGGTGGTTCTCGGCGAGAGGGCATTATCGGAATGGCAGCAGGCTCAAGGTCACTCTCTATGGCAGCAAGGAGATGCGCCAGTGACCAAGGCGCTGGTCGTTTCGGCACTGGCGGGAAAGCTTGTCGTATATGGTATTTCGGCAAACGACAGGCGACAGGCGGCAATATCGAAGATGGCTCCGCGGTTACGTGCGATATGCTTGACGAATGTCGTGCGATCAAGGTTGCGAACTCCTCGCCGTCGGGCGACAGGTACCGACGCGGAGCTCAGACAGACCCCAGGCGGACGTACCGGGTAGAGATGTTAGTCAGCCTTTCGACCATGGTCTTTTATCGATAAGAACCCCTGCCACATGGACATGCACGGGTACCCTGGTCTAGTATCTCGGACCAACGTCCACTCTAAGGTAGCCATGCCCAAGATTGCCTTAGGTAACCCACGAAGGGCATTCGGCATCGAGAAATTTAGAATGTCTACTGTTGAAGTACCTCGAAAATGAAAGAAAGTCCAGAGAATGGCTGCGATTTGGAAGAGACACTCGACACTTTACGTTTTGCCCAAACACTAGAGTAAGGCAGGCATGGAGTACGTACAGTAAATGGAGGCAGGGGGCTCCGAGACAGAAGCAGCGGGTTGAATCTACATCTGAATCTGAATCGCTGGGGAAGAGCGCTGGTCCTGGCTCTGACCACATGCTTTCTCGAGCAGTGCAAAGTGACCGCattgaaggaggaggaggggaacATTCTCTGCCCCACCTCCACATGCCTTTGGGATATCAGGGAGACAGTCAACAGACTTTCAAGTCTGGACAAGTTCAAGCACCTTGAGCTACCTTCcttaaggtaggtacctaaggtaggtaccggTAGACGCCTTTACGCAGTACACTTTACATGTGCCAGGCGCGCCAGTCACCACTCCATCTGAACTACTATTGATTGTGATGTTGCCCAACTCTTTCAACCGCCGGTTCAGCATTCAAGCGGCCGCCTTACTTAAGCTAAGACAACCAAGGTACTAGCTGCGGTACAGTCTAGAGTAGGTACGGAGGTATTCATCTCAAAATCTTACGTCTGTCTCTATCCGCTGGTCCGCCGCCTGCCCTTTTCAACCAGCACATGGTGGACGTTGGACGGAACAATGACATGTGCTAGCGGCCTACCGACAGGTCTAGCGTCCATAACGGTCTGGTCCTGGACATGTCCCGTCCCCAACCGCCTACAAGCTTTGCGAGCCTAGCCATGAATACCTTGAGGTTGACGGTGGCTCAAATGGAGATGACCTATGCCTCTTCAGAGTCTTCACCTCATGGCAAAGCAAGGGACCATTTATGGTTTAAGATAGTCGCTATCGGACAAGGCACAATTTCGGCGATTTGGACCAATCCACCTCAGCTATCGCCGGCTTTCCGAATCCCCAAGGTTCCCAACGACTTGAGCCTCTGGAAGCCAAAAAAGTCATCCCACCAAAAAATATTTGTCTGGGACACGAGCCGACAGGGAACCCCACACCTTTCCTTGTAGAGTATTTTGTGGGAGTAGCCATGCTGATGACCCCAGTCACGACCCATGACCACAGTCACCACACACTTCGGTTGATCAACGGTTGccttcctctctctctcccccgCCAATCCAGCGAGCTTGAAGTGCGGTGTGCAGCGCAGCACCGTCCAATGCCACCAATATCCGTACAATTTACCGATCCGTCCTTGCCTGTACCATACGGAGACCTTCCCTCCCACCACTTGGCGCTTCCCGTTTCCACTTCTTGCAGTTCTGTGACCTGTCGCATGCTAACTCTTGACTTGGCTTTTGGTTCCTCTTGCTGGTCCGCACCCACCAATTCCGATTTCCCTTACATCGTCATTGCGAGTCGAGTCTCTTTCTCCGTTCAACTTCCTCCCCTCCATCCTTCTCTCTGAGACACACACCCATACGGACACCTTGTGCTCCTATCCTTCCCACTGGAACATGTGTCTGCGGAAGTTGTAGCCTTGCCATCTCTTTTCTTCTCTCTCCATTTCTCTTCCCAGCTTCAAACGTGCCGCCTGTCATCGTTCCCTCCGAGACAGAAACATCCCACCGCTTTACCGCGCCCTTGCGACGATCCTCCGTTCCACGGCCTCAACCCCGCCTCCAAAAAAGGTCCCTCCTCAACACAACCCGCCGTTTTCGAGGCGCGCCCCCAAAGAAGCTTAACGCACGCCCAGTCCGATTTCCTCAATCTCTCTCTCGAGCTTCCGCGCGCCTGTCTCCTCTCACGCCCATCTGCCGCCGTTCCTAATCAGCCACGCGCACCCACCACCGCCAGCAGCCATGTCGGCTTTCCTAGGCTACATATACTCCTTCTTCAAGGGTTATGCCGCCCTCGTCGTCGCCCTCTACATGCTGTCCTACGTCGTCCCCAAGGCCGCCTTTGGCGCTCGTGTCCTCGCTTCCTACATCTCGCTCGCCGTAGCGGCCGGCTGGGGTGTCTTTGCCTCCATCTTCCTGAAGCTCATCGGCGAGCAGGGCATTGCGCAATGGATGACCGGCCGGTTCTTGTACTACATCATGGCCGTCACCACGGGCGTTACCTTTGAGGTTATCGATCCCAACCACATTCTCGACAACACTCGCCCTGCCGTCTTTGTTGGCAACCACCAGACCGAACTCGACGTCTTGATGCTAGGCACCATGTTCCCCAAGTACTGCAGCGTCACTGCCAAAGCCTCGCTCAAGAAGACGCCCATCCTCGGCTGGTTCATGACCTTGAGCGGCTCCATCTTCATCGATCGCAAGAACACAAAGGATGCCAAAGATGCCATGGCCGGCGCTGCTGAGCAGATTCGCAAGAGGAATCAGAGCGTGTACATGTTCCCCGAGGGCACCCGTAGCTACGCCAAAGACCCTGTACTGCTGCCCTTCAAGAAGGGCGCCTTCCACCTGGCCGTTCAGGCCGGTGTGCCCATTGTGCCCTGCGTTGTCGCCAACTACAGCCACGTCCTTTACCTCAAGGGTCTCATCTTCAACTCTGGAAAGATCCCTGTCAAGGGTAAGTACTCGGCTGCCCATGTGTGCCCCTCCCCAGCGCCGAATACATGCTAACGTCAACTCGCGCAGTCTTGGACCCTATCCCCACTACTGGCCTGACCGCTGCCGACGTCGACGAGCTCACCCGCAAGACCCGAGACCTGATGTTGGAGGAGCTCGTCAGCCTGACCGAAAAGGCCCAGGGCAGGCCCATGAAGGTCACCCACGACGTCCCTTCTGCGAAGACGACCGGAACCGACGCCACGGATACCATCTCAGCCCTGTAAACGCCCGAGGCTTTGAAAAGGCCAAGAGCCTCGGTTCCAAAAGACACAATGTTGGAAACCATGCCGGATCGAGGGCGGGCATCTCCAGATTAAACACATACAACTCGTACAAGAGACAAGACGGGT from Colletotrichum lupini chromosome 2, complete sequence carries:
- a CDS encoding acyltransferase, which gives rise to PISSISLSSFRAPVSSHAHLPPFLISHAHPPPPAAMSAFLGYIYSFFKGYAALVVALYMLSYVVPKAAFGARVLASYISLAVAAGWGVFASIFLKLIGEQGIAQWMTGRFLYYIMAVTTGVTFEVIDPNHILDNTRPAVFVGNHQTELDVLMLGTMFPKYCSVTAKASLKKTPILGWFMTLSGSIFIDRKNTKDAKDAMAGAAEQIRKRNQSVYMFPEGTRSYAKDPVLLPFKKGAFHLAVQAGVPIVPCVVANYSHVLYLKGLIFNSGKIPVKVLDPIPTTGLTAADVDELTRKTRDLMLEELVSLTEKAQGRPMKVTHDVPSAKTTGTDATDTISAL